Proteins encoded together in one Bradyrhizobium sp. CB82 window:
- a CDS encoding nuclear transport factor 2 family protein, which translates to MTGLDSWYGYMKSQDRAEDCAEAGAALWDLLHPDVVFESPVVHTPQRGRDITFKYLSSAEKVLGGPAFSYVGEWKSASGAVLEFKTQIDGIEINGVDIITFDNDGRITHFKVMVRPLKAINMLHRLMAEQLAAQ; encoded by the coding sequence ATGACCGGCCTCGATTCCTGGTACGGCTACATGAAGTCCCAAGACCGCGCTGAAGACTGCGCTGAAGCCGGCGCCGCGCTCTGGGACCTTCTGCATCCCGACGTCGTCTTTGAAAGTCCCGTGGTGCACACGCCGCAGCGCGGGCGCGACATCACCTTCAAATATCTGTCGAGCGCCGAGAAGGTGCTCGGCGGCCCTGCCTTCAGCTATGTCGGCGAGTGGAAGAGCGCGAGCGGCGCCGTGCTCGAATTCAAGACCCAGATCGACGGCATCGAGATCAACGGTGTCGACATCATCACCTTCGATAACGACGGCCGCATCACGCATTTCAAGGTCATGGTGCGTCCGCTCAAGGCCATCAACATGCTGCACCGCCTGATGGCGGAGCAGCTCGCAGCACAGTGA
- a CDS encoding PadR family transcriptional regulator, which yields MALGDAILACLTERPMTGYELAKTFDSSIGFFWKADHQQIYRELSKLRDRGYIQGREVVQSGKPNKLVYTLTEEGRTALRHWAARPSTPASTKDDLLVRLHALDSIDIEPLRTDLMARLEHHRDRHANYERILKKRFPDGEASGVLDLGNLLLLRLGARHEQMVADFCEEALEALSTMSARGTVVPIDEGKREKG from the coding sequence ATGGCGCTGGGCGACGCAATTCTCGCATGCCTGACGGAACGTCCGATGACGGGCTACGAGCTCGCCAAGACGTTCGACTCCTCGATCGGCTTCTTCTGGAAAGCCGACCACCAGCAGATCTATCGCGAGCTCTCCAAGCTGCGCGATCGCGGCTACATCCAGGGCCGCGAGGTCGTGCAGTCCGGCAAGCCCAACAAGCTGGTTTATACGCTCACCGAGGAGGGACGAACAGCGCTGCGGCACTGGGCCGCGCGCCCGAGCACCCCGGCCTCGACCAAGGATGACCTCCTGGTCCGCCTCCACGCCCTCGACAGCATCGACATCGAGCCCCTGCGCACCGATTTGATGGCGCGCCTGGAGCACCACCGCGACCGCCATGCCAACTACGAGCGCATCCTGAAGAAGCGTTTTCCGGACGGGGAGGCATCGGGCGTGCTCGATCTCGGCAATTTGCTGCTGCTTCGCCTCGGCGCCCGGCACGAGCAGATGGTGGCCGACTTCTGCGAGGAGGCACTCGAGGCGCTGTCGACCATGAGCGCGCGCGGCACCGTAGTGCCGATCGACGAGGGCAAGCGCGAGAAGGGCTGA